The DNA region CTtcttattttgcttcaaaaccgttttgcccgttattttgcttcaaaactgtaaatttgcttgttattttgcttcaaaaccgttttgcccgttattttgcttcaaaactgtgtgcaagtgtctccttcgttgcgcgcgagcggcgcttgcggttcaggcgcatggaacgccaatCGCGCATAAAGAGTAGcggcgggaacgcctacttttgGGGTGCAGGTGTCTccctcgttgcgcgcgagcggcgcttgcggttcaggcgcatggaacgccgcTCGCGCATAAAGAGTAGCGGtgggaacgcctacttttggggtgcaagtgtctccctcgttgcgcgcgagcggcgcttgcggttcaggcgcaaggaacgccactctcGCATAAAAGTACTGTGTAATGTTTTAAAATTGTATTATGTCTATCCTCTtcccacactgaaaaaattctcggcagaaccctggCCGTATGAGAAGGAATGTCTATTTTACTTTGACTGGTCTTTTGTGCCTCTATTTTCTATATCTGTTACCTAtctcaaatatttgacaCGCTCTCAGGAACCTCCTTCTACCTTAACCGCTGTGCATTTCTGATATTTGAGTAAGTCTTGAGTACCTCTACTTGCCCTGAAACAAGTGCATTCAAATACTTTGACAGGACTTGTGTGCCTCTATTTTTCATAACTGTTACCTATCTCAAACATTTGACACGCTCTCAAGAGCCTCCCGTTGCTTTAACAGCTGTGAATTACTGATAAATGTATGGGTCCTGAGTGCCTCCACTTGCCCTTAATAAACTAGGGTAATATAAAAACCTTAACAGGTAGAATGCTCCTCTACTTTCCATTACAGATACCTTTCTCAAATATTAGGCTAGATCTCAGGGCCCCCCATTTGCCTTAAGAATTACATCATCTTACACCTTTCATCGACTTTATTGCAATAGCTTCGGTTCCGTCCAAAATGCCTTTAAAAACTTCACCGAAGTTgccttagaaaaaatataggaggcaaagaaagagctAAGTATAGAGAAGATAATATGGCTATCTACCTTTTCCGATGCGAAGGCCAACTTGGACTCTCTCCCGAATGATCATGACTTGATTCATTTGCTCTCTGACATCGTCGTCCCAGAATGTGTCCGCACAGACTTGTACCGAAAACTGTCGCATGCGATTGGCAACGTCAGCTAAGCAAGAAGAGAATTGAGACACCGAATCCAATATTAGACGGCTCTACTTCATTACAAGGTTCCAAATCCGTTTGCTGAGTGCGACGATAGACGACAAGGACGATTGTAGCAAGAATGCACGACAGGGTAAGTGACGGAAACAGAGCCAGAAGAGCCACAGCGGCAATCTGAGTGTCGCACTGATCGATGCCGAGAGCTAGGCCTACAAAAATCACGTACAAAACGACGAGAGACACGCTCTCTGTCGTCACGACGATCAACATCAAACGACTAgcgttctttctcttgaaaAAGTAAATGCCAGCCGAGGTGCACAAGACGAGAAGAATTAGCGGATACAAGTAGGAAGCGGCGAGGAGAGAAGTGACGTTAAAACAACGACTTTTGCCGTGAAAAGAGTCGGCATTAGAATGGGATTCGGTGAATGATGCCAGTGCTGATAGAAGAAGTCCAATTCCACCGATAAAAAAGTGAAGTAGAACGTCAAAGAGAGTGAGTTGAAATTGGAGGCGTCGTTGAATAGCTTGAGACGCGATTTCTGTCACAATAGCGGCAAGGAAGATATCGTTGTTggaattgaaaagaaagtcggCAAAAAGTGCATGACATTCGACGAAGGcccgaaaaacgtcgaaaatgaTAAGAAATGATAGGACGACCGAAAGACATGCCGTCAGCAGAGCAATCGCATGGGTGAAACGGAACACTTGAACTTGAGACTTTATCAGAAAACAGACGACAAACAGGATTCCAATACAGAGCGTCAGAAAGATAGGAACAACGACGAGGGAACGCAGATCGACGCTCGAACAAAAGcctgtttttgtttttatcgAAGGTGACAATGTGACAGCACTAGAAATTGACGTAGTAGCTTCGGTGGGTGGTGTAGGAGAGGTCACGTCACAGAGTCTCCGCACATTTAGGGCCAAACTGCTCGAGTTCCTCGACAGAAGAGTCGTTTTTCCAAACGTAAAATCCCACGTAGCTACGATAGAGTGACCCAGACCATCCCCAgcgctcttctcttcatAGAGACTCAATACGTCATACTGCCATTGATACGGTTGCCGCCACCTTCCCTCGAGCGCGTTGAGACCGATGTGATTTCCAGTCGAGCTATAGACACTCACGTTCTCCTGCCTAAACAACGATGCACCGGTGTTGAAGCGCAATTGGCTGTTGGGGTTCTTTCTCAGTAGTGCATTGTAATAGGCTGCCGTCACGTAAACGGCATCAACAGTCAGAACAGCGTCATTGTTTCTCAATATAGGACGGGTGATTGGCTGCAGCGAGGCCGTCTCGTTGCACGTTCGACGTGCAATAGAACAGTTGAAATGGTCTTCCCAGAATTGGCGTAAAAAGACGTTCTCCGTCAGGCGCGACGAGTTGGCTCGAAGCGACGCCATGCGACTCTGAATCCGATCGAACCCGTTCAAACCCGATCGTAAGGCGATGACAAGAACAGAGGGACGTCCGCGCACGAGATCGATAATCCTTCCGTAGAGAGAATCAACCAATAGGGGATCACCCCAAAAATCACCCAACAGAAATCCACCCAGTTGACTTCCGGACGACGCCAAGTAGTCGcccatgacgtcaaatgccatttcaattgacgtcaataaaaTGACGAAACCGTCCAGTGCCGTCCCGTCAGAATATTTAACTCTCACTGCGCACGTCGAcagacgagtcgacgtctcgaAGGCGACGCGCGCGGCCGAGCCGCAAGCGTCCGCGCTCGTCACGAGGGTGACGTTTTTCCATTGGAGAGCTGttatgacgtcgatcgcTGCTTCCGCTAGTTGCCGACACGTTTGCGACACGTAAACAACTTTCGTCAACAGGAACGGTTGTTCTACAAGTCGCACGAAGGGGATAGGTGAGTGAACGAGCGGAAAAATGGCGCCATCTCGCTTGCCCGCCGCTCGATTGTACACGGAAAAAAGCGACGCGTCTCCGCCTTCGGACCACCCGTAAAGGGGTcccacgacgacggcgttcgcgtcgcgagCGAAAGCGTTGATTGCGTCGCTTACGCTCGTTCGCGTGTCGCACGATCCTTCTTCGGCTCCGCACGTGCTCGCTACGACGGCGTGAAGCGATAGAAGAGTCGCATTCTCGCTAATTTCCGTCGCAGCGAGATAGAACGCCTCGGTTTgttcgacggcgaagcgacGCGGCGATCGGGCGTCGCATTTCGACGACACTTCGTCGCGTCCGTAGATGGAAAAGAGGGCGGTTATTGTGAGAGGTTTCGtgccgttcgtcgacgatgggGTCGGCGCGGCGGAGACGACTTCGCAGTCGTTTTGAGTCGCGAGGGGACGAACAGCGGAGAGAAGAAGGGCGAGAAGGAACCTTTCTcgcatttttctcttttgcttttACGTTTACGGTCCTGAGTAAACTGATACGCGTGTCGCTGCCCTGCCCCGCGACATTCCTCCGACATCACTCtactaataattttttattcgGACCGAACGCCTAGACAAACTAATACTAAGActgtttcattttcttttctggaTCGTATACGTATCGCTTGAAGTTCAGAATGACGCGAATGGGAGATGATGACCCTGTGAACAGCACCTTGTTCTATACACGTGATGCACTTTCTTCACATGCACTCTACCTTGCTGCTTGGCatcgctctcttttcctcctttcttctttccgtGGCTTGCTAATGCTTTCTGGGTTTCGGCTGACAAACCACTTGGAATACGAATTTTGACTTTTCCACTTTGCCCAAAAGATCCTTCTATAACACCCCGTTCATCTAAGCAGAAAAGATCCATATCTTTCTGAGAAATTAGCTCGACAGTAGGCTTACCTGTTGACAGGTTCACTTTTAGTCCTGTAAAGAGAGCCATATTCGTTTCCTTCTTAAACAGTGACCGACAAATGACAGTATAGGAATCCTGCATCTAGAAAAGCCAAAATAGCAAAAGTAACAAGAAATCGAACGCCTTACTCTCTCTACAATCCCCTCTTTTTGCTTCATTTTGTACACCTTGAGTTGAGGTAGAACCGATGCCATATTGgcctagagagagagataatAGCACAGATTCAATGCACACTGAAGTACAATATTACTCGGTCCACAAAAGACCGCAAAAGTCGACCATAAAAAGCAATTCTGCACGAATTCGAATCTAGGACTTCAAGATAGACTACGACGCATATGATATATTGCCCAAAACATACTGATATCAGTGTCCAGTCGCGATCCAATCACAAGGCTGTCTTTGCCGCAGACAAGAGGCTTTTCAAATTCAACGACGGCCCACTGCTGTTTCACTGAGATTGCCTCCTCGTGGTCTTCGTGTTCCTTTGGAGAGGACTTGCCATACAGTTCATCTTGATATACGTATTGATGCTCCAATGAAAACTCGTCGATTGGAGAGTCTAAAGGCgccgagaaaaacgagacttTGCCCATGACCGTGTCGTGACCAATCGAAACTGAAAGCACAGGACACTCTATCAATTGCGTCGTCAAGGACTACTACCAGAGACTCACTATGAAATTTCGCCTTAGTTTTGACTTCGGATTTGAAATAAGGAACCTTTTCAACGCTTATAATGCCACCTTGACAAAGacaattaaaattaaataataacaCTAACAGTGTCTTACCTTCTATAGTGGGAAGCGCTCCTACTGAACAGACCAGACCTCTTTCTAGAAGTTTAGGGTCAAACTGTGTCACACAGAGTCCCACGCGGTCTCCCTACACAAACGCAGACGAGTCAGCCAATAACATTTACCAATAACTTATTTTACTTGATGGGCCGATTGAATTGGACGGTGAAACATCTGCATTGATTTGACTTTCTTTGTAACCTTTACAGCAGGAATTTCTACGAcctaaagaagaattttcttctgtgcCTGATACGCAGAGAGATCCCCCTTGCATGTGTCGTACGTCATTGACAGAAACGCTTCCATTGAGCACAGTTCCCGTCATGACCGTGCCTTGGCCTCGAATAGCAAAGCAGTGATCAACAGAGAAAATGAACGACCCGGACGGATCTCGTTTGGGTAAGGGACAATTTTCAGTCAGATACTAACAATGCAACGGGACACTCGACACGAAACTAGAGACCATATACATCTTACTTCCACTAGTTTCTCAACGCCAAGAGAAGCACTTGAACTCTACATACACATACACTGTACTACAGTTGTAAAATAGACTAATTCTCCTACGTCTGAGCCACCAGGTTTTGCTGCTACAGGAATGATAGGTGACTCGCGAAACTTCGTAGTCGACAGAGTTTTCGCCAGACGTTTTATTGTCTGTTGCATTTGAACGTGTCAGCCTGAGTACTCCCGTCTAATAAATCTAGTCTACCTTCTCAATAGACTTGGAGCGCTTGTCTTCCGGTATGAGATCAATTTTGTTTAGAACGACGACCAGTTTGTCGCACAGTATTTCTCCAATGACAAGACACTGAGACGAGAAGTCCCTTGTACTCAACGCTAAATATTGACTTTGCTATGTACTTCGGCTGTTTGAGTTTGAACTCCTTTTATCGCGTCGACTACGAGCATCATCATGTCAATGATCTGAGCCCCTGCGCAGGAATCAGAAAGAATTTCTACAGTATTGTCTTTTGGAGTCAATTTTTGGACGTGAAGCATGCAGGAAGTGAATGCAAAAAATAGATTTTTTAGCTGAGTTCAGACCTCCGATGATGGTTCGGATAAGAGAAGCGTGTCCTGGGCAGTCGACGAGAGTGAACTGCAGCTCATCATAGGATTCAGAAACACCTTATGCAAAATTAGGGCTATTCCAATAATAAACGTTTTCTTGAATTTTCACTTTGTAGGTGCTTTGGCAAGGAAACGGCGAATGAGGAAAATCCTGGAAAGGGCAATCAGACGAAAAGACAGTGGATGCGTTCTTCTGACCTAAGTCGAGCGTTATTCCTCGTTCTCGACTCTGAGGATTTTTATCGAAGCTTGCAGTCGAAGCGACAGTGCTAAGCGCCTTGGCTGCAAAACGAGCTCGCGTTCCACGAAAGACATCTCAAACACAATGCAACAAACCAAGAGAGGTCTTTCCACTGTCAATGTGACCAAGTACGCCCAAATTCACGTTCAAACGTCGTGGACTGGCCTCGGCCATGATAACGACGTTCTACGCGTAACGCACGTCTCGCCACGCCCATTCGTAAACGATGGTAGACAAGCTCGGTAAGAACGAGAACTAGACCCCCCTCTCGCGTATCTCTGGTAACTGTCTCGCGCTCGCTAAACGAGACGCGAGACGAAGGCACCCGCGACGCATATAAAAGCCCAAACACTGTCCAAAATCCGCACACACGCATCTATTCCGACCCGTCGCGATACCTAGCCCCTCGAATGGGATACTCGCGCGAAACGAAGCAGCGATCGCTCGAACTGGAACGAAGTAGACATAACGCGAGAGACGGCGCGAACGAATTCCACGATTCTAAGCGCTCCTCCctctcccccctccccctaGTCCACAGCGAAGCGAATGCACGTCGCATTGCGTGCGTCGAAAGCGCGTTCGGCGGCTCGGGCGAAGTGAGACCCCCTCCTTTGCGCATATTTTGATCTAAGGCgctctttttgtttttcccCCAGTCGCTCGGCGCGCCCGgacgcgttctcgtcggcgaaggcgtTCTGACGAAACTGTGTCGCAAGAAGCCCAAACCGCGTCaattcttcctcttcaacgACATCCTGGTGTACGGAAACATCGTCATCAATAAGAAGAAGGTGCATGGACCTCTTTCCTCGTTTGTTTTCGAAATAATGAccgggttttttttcttcttctcccctTCGTAGTACAACAAACAGCACATTCTTCCTTTGGAAAACGTAAAACTCGTTTCTTTGGAAGATGATGGCCGTAAGAGAGATATCATatatctcctttttttttggAGAGAACGGTCATATTTCCTTTTCAGCGTTGAGACACGGTTGGCAGATTATAAGTCCCGAGAAATCGTTCGCCGTGTTCGCCGCGACGGCCACAGAGAAGTCCGAATGGATGGCGCACATACATAAATGCATCCAAGACTTACTGGCAAGAAGTAAGCCacaagagaaataaaaataaatcaaaaagagaagaaaaaaattcaatgtctttctccttctcaaGCCGGAAAGAAGCAGGCTAAGGATCACGCCGCTGTATGGGTACCCGATAGCGAGGCACCCGTCTGCATGGTGTGCACAAAGACCAAATTCACTGCTCTCAATCGAAGGGTACGTTCAATAGAGAGTCGTCTAGCTAGGTGCGCCTAGACTTTGCTTAATCAGTTAGAAAATTTCTATAGAAAGGAAACCACTTTAGTTTTTCGTTCTGAGTACTGTGTTGACGTGTGAAACGAAAGCAGATTATCTTATAAAATAGTATTAGATAAGTTGGTAGGCGCTCAATATTGTGTCCCCCCCTAGTAGACTTATCGTTGTAAGTATCTCACAGTAGACAAAAGCTGATTCAGTACTGTAGACTCCCAATTTCTATTCTGAGACTAATACGTTTGTGTTCTCTTTCTGCTCAGCATCACTGTCGAAAATGCGGTCTCGTCGTCTGCAGCAAATGTTCCAGTCAAAAGTACCTACTTCCCCACATAGCAAATAAGCCGCTTCGCGTCTGCGACAACTGTTTCGAAGTGCTAGGAAAAGATGGAAGGTGGGTCAAGGTCAGCCTCGACGTCAAACGAATATGACCTTCTCGTGTTGACAGTGACCTCGGCACGCAACCGGAACCGCGTCGATCACCTCTACCCGACACAGATGACGACGTAATAGCTTCGCTTTCGGCTTGAGTAATTAATTGCATTGAGGCTTTCGTTGCCATGCCTCtaggatgacgacgagggtatgcttcctccgccgccgccgctgcccgAGAAGAAAGGAGCCGTAGTTGATAAAGAGGGATCGTCAGCTggcgaggaggaggatgaaGAGCATGATTATCAGAATCTAGGCACTGATGTGGTATAGAGTACGATATAGGGAAAAGGGGACCCTCTCTATTGATTTCTCCTTTGCGCTTTAGGACGTCCCACAGTTTTATACTGACAGCGATCAGATGTAGACGAGAGACGGTTGGCTAAGTATTGGCTGCGAGACAAACTGTAGTGGCTAGTACTTTTTTATATGCCAGTTTCTGTTGGTGTTGAGTCGCCTGTTTTGATGTCTGCCCACCCAGTGTAAATAAATAGCCAGCCGTTACTGTGGTGgctcgaaaaagaaaaacgacgatgttCATTACATTGAATAATATGACGATGATTGCATTGCACAAGCACACAAACACGCAAAATTTcaaactacaaaaaattctGTCTTCCTATTATATTGAGAACTCTGGAGTCTATGCCACGTCGTGCCGTCGACTGGAACACGCGTGATCCTGATAGTGTCTATGCctgcaaaaaataattgaagCCCCTTCTCTGATTGGATCTGTGTTCTCTTACTTGACGCAGTATTTCAGCTGGCATCTTGAGCAGGTAAAGGGAAAGGGTTCGACTTGCCGGCAGCTCTTTTTAGCGCATCTCACGCGTTGCTTTGGCTGTACAACCAAGTCGCGACAGCCACTGGTAATATGTCTGTCGACCTGTAGAAgtttcaaaatcaaaaaaggAACTACTATTATTATTGTCGGTGTACCTGAACATTTATATCGTCATTTCGACCTTTTACGATCATCTGATTGCAGAGAGGGCATATGGGGACTCGAGCCTGAGTGCAGTGGACAAGGATGAATGGTGGTGGAGATatttgagaattttcttACGTCTCCTTCTTCGGCGCTGAGACAGCCGTGGTCTTCAGGCTTTCGGTGAGCCGAACTGGTAAAAAGAGATCGTTTTCGAGGTAGGGAACAGGGCTATTTTGCCCACCAGAATGTTTTCTTGCATTTTTCGCATTCAAACGGAAGAAAGTCCAGTCTTCGGCACGATGAAGCGTCGCAGTGTTGTCCCAAGCTCATCAGGTCGACTTTCTGAGAGTTAGCCATGGCGGGGAAGGAAGGGGAACTGGATCCAGTCCCCACAGAAACGATTCTCTATACAGTGACGTAGTCTATTGCAACGTCATCGCGATCATCATGACGTCGCGCCTGGATACATACATGTAAACACGTCACGTGTAGAGCGAGACAAAATGGCCGCTCCTACGAAGCAAGGCCGCAACGTACATGTGCCTAAAGTCGCCCAGGCAGGTCTAGCAGTCACTAAAATATTCTTAGAAAGTGTCTGTTTATCAGGTGAAGAACAAATTGCCCGCTGATGTGCAAATCACGGCCGAACAGCTTCTTCGCGAAGCGAAGGAACGCCAGCTCGAAGCCGTCAAACCGGTGAGCATCCGAAACGATCGCTGATCTTTGCAAAGAGCCGATAAAACTAGGCTCCAATGCAAAAAATAACCGATCCGGAAGAGCTCGCGGATTTTCGacttcgaaaaagaaaggtaCAGCTCGCGAGGGCGTGGTTTGAGACGTTGCACGCACTCCTTTAGGGCTACGAGGATAACATTCGAAAGAATCGACTGCAGATGACGAATTGGATCAAATACGCCAAATGGGAGGAAAGCCAGAACGAATTTCAAAGGTCTCTCTTATTAATTCTCTATAGCGAGCATACTACGTCGCGTTTCTAGAGCGAGATCCATATACGAACGGGCGCTCGATGAAGATTCGCGCTGCGTTCCCGTTTGGTTGAAATACGCCGAAATGGAAATGAGGTGGGAGGGGAAATGAAACTGGCGCGTTGTCATAATTTGTGTTTGTTGAATGGTAGGCACAAGCAAGTGAACCACGCGAGGAATATATTCGATCGATGTGTCACCGTCTTACCGCGAGTCAACCAGTTCTGGTAAGTAGACGTAGCGTTCAAAACGTCTTTGAGATTCCCGGAGAAACGTTTGAAGGATTGCAGCTCCCCCGCTCAGATAATTTGACGAGAGCCAGCGCGCGCGCGGTGCTCCAGTACTCAGTCAACGAGTGCCGGCGCGCGGCGCGCCTGTACTCAGTCCTGATCCTCGTTTAGGCGTAGCATAGACTGATTCTCTATTTAATCTATGGGCGTAGCGCACGTTTCGCTATGCCTGTTATACTGTAGAGGCGCCATGTATCACCTAGATTTTGCTGATCAAGCATATCGTCGTTTCTACGCAtccgttcgcttttcgtgtCTAAATAGCGACtgaatgtctttagaatagatCTCCAATTTACTTCGCGGCTGATTTTTCGCCTCTACTTGCTCGTATAGACCATTTTGTCATGCGTCTTACAACTGACGTCATGtgtagcgtgacagggcgtgtcttGCGCACGTGGAACGCgttttattttcgttttttcgcgtttctagaTTGATTTGTGACAAAATTCATTCGTGTTTGTGGTCAGAAACGTATTTGCGGCCGATTGAGAGTGGTTTTAATTCGATCAGCGCACTTTTTGTGGCGAACAGCTGCAGTGGAAGTGACCCAGGCAGGGTTGTcatatatatacccagcGTTTCCATATACCTATCAGTAGCAGGAGCATGAGCTcttggctaggatagaagggagttgGAAACGCTCTCCAAGGGTTTGACCATCATGGCCCGGTGGCTGGTCACTCTCCTCACTTGACGGCTTCGGCCTTCCTAGTCATTAGTTCCTCTGCGCCTGTGAGATACCTCTGataccggataaacctccatagcaccgtcttccgtgtggtttgtatcaagtgtcgtaacctttttaaattttgaaaaatttgctacgcgaaagagacgcgttttttgaccCTTTTAAcggtcaaacgacgcgtttcttcaaagggggcctcactttACATGTACCTTGCGTTGTATTGCATAAAGCGTTAGCCCCAGTGGCTCATAAGTGCTTCCTTCCTTTAGGTACAAGTTTTCCTACATGGAGGAGATGCTTGGCAATGTGGCTGGCGCTCGGCAAGTCTTTGAACGTTGGATGGAGTGGGAACCCGATGAACAGGCActtgaaaattcttttcgcCTTTCATTTGACATATCTATTCTCTCCTTAGGCTTGGCACTCCTATATCAAGCTAGAGCTAAGATACAAGGAAGTAGAACGTGCCAGAACAATCTATGAAAGATATATCCTAAACCACTGCcaatattttgaaaaaaaacgaaacgaattcaTTATCTCTTTCTTGTATTTTTCTTGACGATCTGCTTACTCGTTCTCGTTCACCCAGAAATCAAGAACTGGATAAGATACGCCAATTTCGAGGAGAAGCACAATTTTATTGGTGGGACACATATAGAGAGAGGGATTACATTGTAGCAATGAGCTTCCCCCAGGTGGCGCTCGCAATGTCTACGAACGAGCGTGCGACTTTTTTGGTGACGAGAACATGGACGAGAGACTCTACGTTGCTTTCGCCAAATTTGAAGAACGACAAAAAGAGGTTCACTTAGTAAACCTGAGTGTAACTgtctaatatttttttctcactttgcAGCACGAAAGAGCCCGGGCTATATACAAGTACGCCTTGGATCGAATTCCTAAAGACAGCGCTCAGGTCTGAAGCACTGTTTCCTATTACTATTTTCCACTACTTAGCCATTAGGAACTCTTCAAAAACTATACCTTTCACGAGAAAAAGTTTGGCGATAAGTTATCCATCGAAGGAGTCATACTCAGCAAGAGACGATTTCAATACGAAGAAGTCAGTGGCACGGACTATTAGAGGAGAAGATATATAGAAACGGTGGGTCTGTTCATAAGGAAGTCAAAGCGAACCCCGAAAACTACGACGCTTGGTT from Oscarella lobularis chromosome 19, ooOscLobu1.1, whole genome shotgun sequence includes:
- the LOC136198518 gene encoding crooked neck-like protein 1 isoform X3, whose amino-acid sequence is MAAPTKQGRNVHVPKVAQVKNKLPADVQITAEQLLREAKERQLEAVKPAPMQKITDPEELADFRLRKRKGYEDNIRKNRLQMTNWIKYAKWEESQNEFQRARSIYERALDEDSRCVPVWLKYAEMEMRHKQVNHARNIFDRCVTVLPRVNQFWYKFSYMEEMLGNVAGARQVFERWMEWEPDEQAWHSYIKLELRYKEVERARTIYERFVLVHPEIKNWIRYANFEEKHNFIGGARNVYERACDFFGDENMDERLYVAFAKFEERQKEHERARAIYKYALDRIPKDSAQELFKNYTFHEKKFGDKLSIEGVILSKRRFQYEEEVKANPENYDAWFDYLRLMESESNVESTREIYERAIANVPPSQEKRLWRRYIYLWINYALFEELEAKDIDRTRLVYKACVDLIPHRVFTFAKIWLWYAQFEIRQKNLPQARKILGMALGVCPKPKLFKGYIELELQLREFDRCRKLYDKFLEYLPANCMTWIKYSELENLLGDDERARAIFELAVSQTVLDMPELLWKAYIDFECGLEEWERARQLYERLLERTQHVKVWISFAQFEAMQTNIQQGRTIYERADRSLKQLESKEQRVMLYESWKDFEEKHGTDETKQSIARKMPKRIKKRKKVTTEDGTDAGWEEYYDYIFPDDSGAAPNFKLLQMARMWKQQQQK